In Hamadaea flava, a genomic segment contains:
- a CDS encoding DUF433 domain-containing protein translates to MAAALSGATMAQLAHWRKPPPKGEPILRPELSPDKPILYSFRDIVALRTCVKLRNDASLQKIRKALDTLRVDLGERQHLSEYQLVSDGSTIYLVAPDQAVDLVKRRGHTVIAEMVDVLRPFYRNGRSIPDLFEPRDHVRVVPGVRGGEPVIAGTRIPSAEVAALVRDGIAPERIDDFYAGVSREAALDAADFANYVDSYQPVREAA, encoded by the coding sequence ATGGCTGCCGCCCTGTCTGGGGCAACGATGGCGCAGCTCGCTCACTGGCGTAAGCCTCCGCCCAAGGGCGAGCCCATCCTCCGGCCGGAGCTGTCGCCAGACAAGCCGATCTTGTACTCCTTCCGGGACATCGTCGCTCTGCGCACCTGTGTGAAGCTTCGGAACGACGCTTCACTTCAGAAGATTCGGAAGGCCCTCGATACGCTCCGAGTGGACCTCGGCGAGCGGCAGCACCTGTCCGAGTACCAGCTTGTTTCGGACGGCAGCACGATCTATCTAGTTGCGCCAGATCAGGCGGTGGACCTCGTCAAGCGGAGGGGCCACACGGTCATCGCCGAAATGGTCGATGTACTGCGCCCCTTCTATCGAAACGGACGGAGCATCCCGGACCTCTTCGAGCCCAGGGACCACGTACGCGTAGTGCCGGGGGTTCGCGGTGGGGAACCTGTGATCGCGGGTACTCGCATCCCCTCTGCAGAGGTGGCTGCGCTCGTGCGTGACGGAATCGCGCCGGAGAGGATCGACGACTTCTACGCGGGCGTCTCGCGAGAAGCAGCCTTGGACGCTGCGGACTTCGCCAACTACGTCGACTCCTACCAGCCGGTGCGTGAAGCGGCTTGA
- a CDS encoding sulfite exporter TauE/SafE family protein: MQAHQVVVLLAAGFGAGAVNAAAGGGSLISFPALIATGLPPKIANVTNSVAVCPGYLASVAGSWRDVGGERRTLVRLLPTIALGTATGCALLLVTSAEAFERVVPFLVLAAAAVLAFQDRLKALVGHPHQMSTRKRAFALHGLVGLGCVYGGYFGAALGVMLVAVLGLLVSGSLRQITAMKNVVSAAEGLVTIAYFAVFADVEWTAVALLAPATIAGGYAGARIARRIPQRILRAGIVAYAVLIAVVLFVRAF; encoded by the coding sequence GTGCAGGCGCATCAGGTTGTGGTGTTGCTGGCGGCCGGGTTCGGCGCGGGTGCGGTCAATGCCGCGGCGGGCGGTGGTTCGCTCATCAGTTTCCCGGCGCTGATCGCGACCGGTTTGCCGCCGAAAATCGCGAACGTCACGAATTCGGTGGCGGTCTGTCCGGGCTATCTCGCGAGCGTCGCGGGGAGCTGGCGGGATGTCGGCGGGGAACGGCGTACGTTGGTGCGCCTGCTCCCGACGATCGCGCTCGGCACGGCCACCGGCTGCGCGCTGCTGCTCGTCACGTCGGCGGAGGCGTTCGAGCGGGTGGTTCCGTTTCTGGTGCTCGCGGCGGCCGCGGTGCTTGCGTTCCAGGATCGGCTCAAGGCCCTGGTGGGTCATCCCCATCAGATGAGTACGCGAAAACGAGCGTTCGCCCTCCACGGGCTGGTCGGGCTCGGCTGTGTGTACGGCGGGTACTTCGGGGCGGCGCTCGGCGTGATGCTGGTGGCGGTGTTGGGGCTGCTCGTCTCCGGGTCGCTGCGGCAGATCACCGCGATGAAGAACGTGGTCTCCGCCGCCGAGGGGCTCGTGACGATCGCGTACTTCGCGGTCTTCGCGGATGTCGAGTGGACCGCGGTCGCCCTGCTCGCCCCGGCGACGATCGCGGGCGGGTACGCCGGTGCGCGGATCGCCCGCCGGATCCCGCAGCGGATTCTGCGCGCGGGCATCGTGGCGTACGCCGTTCTCATCGCGGTCGTGTTGTTCGTGCGCGCCTTCTGA
- a CDS encoding RNB domain-containing ribonuclease produces the protein MVTRRVFASAIDFGPLRGELHLPDSFPAPAQAEAQAAAAAPRLPALDRTDVEFVTIDPPGSRDLDQAVCLRRRGSGFQVSYAIADVLSAVPIGGALEAETWKRGQTVYLPDGNVPLHPVVLSEGAASLLPEQERAAVVWTIDLDASGVTEGVRVERARVRSRAKLAYANVQREVDKGNLPEPIALLPEIGRLLVEQGLQRGAINLPMPEQDVVVSKSGFRLELRPPLVVEEWNAQISLLTGMAAAQLMLKGGIGLLRTMPYPTPEALAKLRTAAVGLGTDWPDGISVGRVLAGLDPKNPRAAAFVDQTAETLRGAGYTAFDGVRPEQTDHGGVAGAYAHVTAPLRRLADRYATEAALAIFENRGVPDEIRAALPKLPEVMAETGRVASAADRGAIDLAEALLLKDRVGEVFEAAVVDDDQIALDDPPVRARCTGELTPGERARVRLTDADPVKRLVRFAAA, from the coding sequence GTGGTCACCCGACGCGTTTTCGCCTCCGCCATCGACTTCGGGCCGCTGCGCGGGGAGCTTCACCTGCCGGACTCGTTCCCGGCTCCGGCCCAGGCCGAGGCGCAGGCCGCCGCGGCCGCGCCCAGACTCCCCGCGCTCGACCGGACCGACGTCGAGTTCGTCACCATCGACCCGCCCGGTTCGCGGGACCTCGATCAGGCGGTCTGCCTGCGGCGCCGCGGTTCCGGTTTCCAGGTGTCGTACGCCATCGCCGACGTCCTGAGCGCGGTGCCCATCGGGGGCGCCCTGGAAGCCGAGACCTGGAAACGAGGGCAGACCGTGTATCTGCCCGACGGCAATGTGCCACTGCATCCCGTGGTGCTGAGCGAGGGCGCGGCCAGCCTTCTGCCCGAGCAGGAACGGGCCGCCGTCGTGTGGACGATCGACCTCGACGCCAGCGGCGTCACGGAGGGCGTACGCGTCGAGCGGGCCCGGGTCCGCAGCCGTGCGAAGCTGGCATACGCGAATGTGCAGCGCGAGGTGGACAAGGGGAACCTGCCCGAGCCGATCGCGCTGCTGCCCGAGATCGGCCGGCTGCTCGTCGAGCAGGGACTCCAGCGCGGGGCGATCAACCTGCCGATGCCTGAGCAGGACGTCGTGGTGTCGAAGTCGGGATTCCGGCTCGAACTCCGCCCGCCGCTGGTGGTGGAGGAGTGGAATGCGCAGATCTCGCTGCTCACCGGCATGGCAGCGGCCCAGTTGATGCTCAAGGGCGGGATCGGGCTGCTGCGGACGATGCCCTATCCGACGCCGGAGGCGCTGGCCAAACTGCGTACGGCCGCGGTCGGACTCGGGACCGACTGGCCCGACGGGATCAGCGTCGGCCGGGTCCTGGCCGGACTCGACCCGAAGAATCCCCGAGCGGCCGCGTTCGTCGACCAGACCGCCGAGACGCTGCGCGGCGCGGGCTACACCGCGTTCGACGGCGTACGCCCGGAGCAGACCGACCACGGCGGCGTCGCCGGGGCGTACGCCCACGTGACGGCACCGCTGCGCCGCCTGGCCGACCGGTACGCCACCGAGGCCGCCCTGGCGATCTTCGAGAACCGGGGGGTGCCGGACGAGATCCGGGCGGCCCTGCCGAAGCTGCCCGAGGTGATGGCCGAGACGGGGCGGGTCGCGTCCGCCGCCGACCGTGGTGCGATCGACCTGGCCGAGGCGCTGCTGCTCAAGGACCGAGTGGGCGAGGTCTTCGAGGCGGCCGTGGTCGACGACGACCAGATCGCGCTCGACGATCCGCCCGTACGCGCCCGCTGCACCGGGGAGCTGACGCCGGGGGAGCGCGCACGCGTTCGGCTCACCGACGCCGACCCGGTCAAGCGGCTGGTCCGCTTCGCCGCCGCCTGA
- the npdG gene encoding NADPH-dependent F420 reductase, with the protein MALDAISLPDVSGLTVGILGGTGDQGRGLAYRLARAGQRIVIGSRSAERANASAAEIRELAGGSADVTGADNAAVAAGSDVVIVAVPWDGHGDLLTSLREPLAGKLVVDCVNPLGFDKQGPYALRVPEGSAAEQAAGLLPDSTVCAAFHHVSASLLADPEVDAMQLDVLVLGEDREKVAVVQALANRIPGMRGVYAGRLRNAHQVEAFTANLIAINKRYKSHAGIRVTDV; encoded by the coding sequence ATGGCTCTCGACGCGATCTCTCTCCCCGACGTCTCCGGTCTGACGGTCGGCATCCTCGGCGGCACCGGCGACCAGGGTCGCGGGCTGGCGTACCGGCTCGCCCGGGCGGGCCAGCGCATCGTGATCGGTTCCCGGTCGGCGGAGCGGGCGAACGCGTCCGCCGCGGAGATCCGCGAACTGGCCGGCGGGTCGGCGGACGTGACGGGCGCGGACAACGCGGCGGTCGCGGCCGGGTCCGACGTCGTGATCGTGGCCGTGCCGTGGGACGGCCACGGCGACCTGCTGACCTCGCTGCGTGAGCCGCTGGCCGGCAAGCTCGTCGTGGACTGCGTCAACCCGCTCGGCTTCGACAAGCAGGGGCCGTACGCGCTGCGCGTACCGGAGGGGAGTGCGGCCGAGCAGGCGGCGGGGTTGCTGCCGGACTCGACCGTTTGCGCAGCCTTCCACCACGTGAGCGCCTCGTTGCTGGCCGACCCCGAGGTCGACGCGATGCAGCTCGACGTCCTGGTGCTGGGCGAGGACCGGGAGAAGGTCGCCGTCGTGCAGGCTCTGGCGAATCGCATTCCCGGCATGCGCGGGGTGTACGCCGGCCGCCTGCGGAATGCGCATCAGGTCGAGGCGTTCACCGCCAATCTGATCGCCATCAACAAGCGCTACAAGTCGCACGCGGGAATTCGCGTCACCGACGTCTGA
- the panB gene encoding 3-methyl-2-oxobutanoate hydroxymethyltransferase yields MSQSEIPSLYGGPATKRVRTRDLLLAKERGEKWAMLTSYDQYTAALFDTAGIPVLLVGDSAANNVFGYETTLPVTVDELLPLVRAVTRATKRALVVGDLPFGSYEEGPTQALRTGVRFLKEGGCHAVKLEGGRRSAAAIEALTQAGVPVMAHIGFTPQSEHVLGGYRVQGRGAAAEQILADARAVAEAGAFSVVLEMVPGEVAKQVTHELDIPTIGIGAGPDCDGQVLVWQDMAGLRTGAAPRFVKRYADLNTVLTNAVRQYAEEVRGGVFPASEHTF; encoded by the coding sequence ATGTCCCAGTCAGAAATCCCGTCCCTCTACGGCGGGCCGGCCACCAAGCGCGTACGCACTCGCGACCTGCTGCTGGCGAAGGAACGCGGGGAGAAGTGGGCCATGCTCACCTCCTACGACCAGTACACCGCCGCCCTGTTCGACACCGCCGGGATCCCCGTCCTGCTGGTCGGCGACTCGGCCGCCAACAACGTCTTCGGCTACGAGACCACGCTGCCCGTGACCGTCGACGAACTGCTCCCCCTGGTACGCGCGGTGACGCGGGCCACCAAGCGCGCCCTCGTCGTCGGCGACCTGCCGTTCGGCTCCTACGAGGAGGGCCCCACCCAGGCGCTGCGCACGGGCGTGCGGTTCCTCAAGGAGGGCGGCTGCCACGCCGTCAAGCTCGAAGGCGGCCGGCGCAGTGCCGCCGCGATCGAGGCGCTCACGCAGGCCGGCGTACCGGTCATGGCCCACATCGGGTTCACCCCGCAGAGCGAGCACGTCCTCGGCGGCTATCGCGTACAGGGCCGGGGTGCGGCGGCCGAGCAGATCCTGGCCGACGCCCGTGCCGTGGCCGAGGCGGGCGCGTTCTCCGTCGTCCTGGAGATGGTCCCGGGCGAGGTCGCCAAGCAGGTCACGCATGAGCTGGACATCCCCACGATCGGGATCGGCGCCGGGCCTGACTGCGACGGCCAGGTGCTGGTCTGGCAGGACATGGCCGGGCTGCGGACCGGGGCGGCGCCGCGCTTCGTCAAGCGGTACGCCGACCTGAACACCGTTCTCACGAACGCGGTCCGCCAGTACGCCGAGGAAGTCCGGGGCGGAGTCTTCCCAGCGTCCGAACACACTTTCTAA